In a single window of the Dreissena polymorpha isolate Duluth1 chromosome 3, UMN_Dpol_1.0, whole genome shotgun sequence genome:
- the LOC127871842 gene encoding phytanoyl-CoA dioxygenase domain-containing protein 1-like isoform X1 has protein sequence MEGEQEVIPGSSKDAHPEKFDIRAMPEQPKQKKPGQLPEEMIRQFFDDGYVIVDNFFDRKDLDACREAVNELVEQMVQKLHTAGKIRDTYSEHGLFERLTKIESEFPGANILLHKFGRLPDAFKKLWTNERLLNVVEQLIGPNIAGHPVWNLRTKTPQNEATTVPWHQDVGYLDNNSYTVLQPTAWIPLLDADEYNGCMEVMSRGHRTGRVATHQCCHGGTWYVMLEEEEIRRTLEVDTEKNRVLCRVPYGGMLLINNLIPHRSLPNMSNVIRWSLDLRWQDPALPNGFYNMKESVLMRTADDPHYVVDWDKFDFVDRHAEQKKLVEDMKDLTPVAEDDAFDTTIQGPWMKKWEIVHVNRHVEKFDMSKDLLTWHGHQVKA, from the exons ATGGAAGGTGAGCAGGAAGTTATTCCGGGAAGTTCTAAGGATGCCCATCCCGAAAAGTTTGATATCAGGGCGATGCCAGAACAACCCAAACAGAAGAAACCGGGCCAACTTCCCGAGGAAATGATACGGCAGTTTTTCGACGAC GGCTATGTTATCGTGGACAACTTCTTCGACAGAAAGGACCTGGATGCCTGCAGAGAGGCGGTCAATGAGCTGGTGGAGCAAATGGTGCAAAAACTGCACACGGCAGGAAAAATCAGAG atacatATAGCGAACATGGCTTGTTTGAACGCTTGACTAAAATAGAATCAGAGTTTCCTGGGGCCAATATCCTTCTCCACAAATTTGGAAGACTTCCAGAT GCATTTAAGAAATTGTGGACAAACGAGCGTTTGCTTAACGTGGTGGAGCAGTTGATTGGTCCAAATATTGCCGGCCATCCCGTCTGGAACCTTCGGACCAAGACACCTCAAAACGAGGCTACTACCGTGCCCTGGCATCAAG ACGTCGGTTACCTTGATAACAACTCTTACACAGTCTTGCAGCCCACCGCATGGATACCTTTGTTGGACGCCGATGAATATAACGGCTGTATGGAG GTGATGTCGCGAGGTCACCGTACAGGCAGGGTGGCCACGCACCAGTGTTGCCATGGAGGCACGTGGTACGTGATGCTGGAGGAGGAGGAGATTCGGAGAACATTGG AGGTCGACACTGAGAAAAACCGTGTTTTGTGCCGTGTACCTTACGGCGGGATGTTGCTGATTAACAATTTGATTCCACATAGAAG CCTCCCAAACATGTCTAACGTGATTCGCTGGAGCCTGGACCTTCGCTGGCAGGATCCCGCCCTTCCCAACGGTTTCTACAACATGAAGGAGAGCGTGCTGATGAGGACTGCCGACGATCCGCACTACGTGGTCGACTGGGACAAGTTTGATTTCGTCGATAGGCATGCGGAGCAAAAGAAATTGGTCGAGGATATGAAAGATTTGACACCG GTGGCTGAGGATGACGCCTTCGATACCACAATTCAAGGTCCGTGGATGAAGAAATGGGAAATCGTGCACGTGAATCGTCACGTGGAAAAGTTCGACATGAGCAAGGATCTACTTACATGGCACGGGCACCAAGTGAAGGCTTAA
- the LOC127871842 gene encoding uncharacterized protein LOC127871842 isoform X2, with translation MEGEQEVIPGSSKDAHPEKFDIRAMPEQPKQKKPGQLPEEMIRQFFDDGYVIVDNFFDRKDLDACREAVNELVEQMVQKLHTAGKIRDTYSEHGLFERLTKIESEFPGANILLHKFGRLPDAFKKLWTNERLLNVVEQLIGPNIAGHPVWNLRTKTPQNEATTVPWHQVLQPTAWIPLLDADEYNGCMEVMSRGHRTGRVATHQCCHGGTWYVMLEEEEIRRTLEVDTEKNRVLCRVPYGGMLLINNLIPHRSLPNMSNVIRWSLDLRWQDPALPNGFYNMKESVLMRTADDPHYVVDWDKFDFVDRHAEQKKLVEDMKDLTPVAEDDAFDTTIQGPWMKKWEIVHVNRHVEKFDMSKDLLTWHGHQVKA, from the exons ATGGAAGGTGAGCAGGAAGTTATTCCGGGAAGTTCTAAGGATGCCCATCCCGAAAAGTTTGATATCAGGGCGATGCCAGAACAACCCAAACAGAAGAAACCGGGCCAACTTCCCGAGGAAATGATACGGCAGTTTTTCGACGAC GGCTATGTTATCGTGGACAACTTCTTCGACAGAAAGGACCTGGATGCCTGCAGAGAGGCGGTCAATGAGCTGGTGGAGCAAATGGTGCAAAAACTGCACACGGCAGGAAAAATCAGAG atacatATAGCGAACATGGCTTGTTTGAACGCTTGACTAAAATAGAATCAGAGTTTCCTGGGGCCAATATCCTTCTCCACAAATTTGGAAGACTTCCAGAT GCATTTAAGAAATTGTGGACAAACGAGCGTTTGCTTAACGTGGTGGAGCAGTTGATTGGTCCAAATATTGCCGGCCATCCCGTCTGGAACCTTCGGACCAAGACACCTCAAAACGAGGCTACTACCGTGCCCTGGCATCAAG TCTTGCAGCCCACCGCATGGATACCTTTGTTGGACGCCGATGAATATAACGGCTGTATGGAG GTGATGTCGCGAGGTCACCGTACAGGCAGGGTGGCCACGCACCAGTGTTGCCATGGAGGCACGTGGTACGTGATGCTGGAGGAGGAGGAGATTCGGAGAACATTGG AGGTCGACACTGAGAAAAACCGTGTTTTGTGCCGTGTACCTTACGGCGGGATGTTGCTGATTAACAATTTGATTCCACATAGAAG CCTCCCAAACATGTCTAACGTGATTCGCTGGAGCCTGGACCTTCGCTGGCAGGATCCCGCCCTTCCCAACGGTTTCTACAACATGAAGGAGAGCGTGCTGATGAGGACTGCCGACGATCCGCACTACGTGGTCGACTGGGACAAGTTTGATTTCGTCGATAGGCATGCGGAGCAAAAGAAATTGGTCGAGGATATGAAAGATTTGACACCG GTGGCTGAGGATGACGCCTTCGATACCACAATTCAAGGTCCGTGGATGAAGAAATGGGAAATCGTGCACGTGAATCGTCACGTGGAAAAGTTCGACATGAGCAAGGATCTACTTACATGGCACGGGCACCAAGTGAAGGCTTAA